Within the Myxococcus virescens genome, the region GGCCTGGGGTAGTAACGATGATCGCCAGCTCGGCGACGGGACGAATACCGACCGCCATACCGCCGTGCAGGTCTCCGGGCTGACCGGCGTCACGTCCGTCTTCGCGGGCGGTGGCCATTCACTCGTCCTGCGTAACGACCAGGCGGTGTGGGCCTTTGGCTCCAATATTTTCGGCCAGCTCGGAGATGGGAGCACGCCGTCCGGCCACGGTCCCGTCCAGGTCTCCCTGCCGTGACACCGTGAGGGAAGCCGGTGCCCGGCGATGGAGCCGCGAGTCCGCCGCCGGAGCCCCTCCGGCGCGAGGTGGCGCCCCGCCTCGTCATTCGACGAGGCGGGGCGGGGGCTCAACGACTGGCGAAGGCCTTCTCGATGAGGAAGTCGCCCCGCTCGTGTGAGTCGCCTTCCTGAAAGCCGAAGCCTTCGAGGATGGTCGCGGTCTCCTTGATCATCTCGTGGCTGCCGCAGATGACGACGCGGTCGTGCTCGGGTGAGAGCGGCTTCGCGCGAAGCAGGTCGGTGATACGGCCCTGGTTGCGGAACGGCTCGCGCGTGACCGTCGGAAAGTACGTCAGCTTCTCGCGCACGAGTTCACCCAGGTACGGGTCGTTCGGCAGCACCTCTTCGAAGAACTTCGAGTACGAGAGGTCATTCACATGGCGACAGCCGTGCACCACGGTGACGCGCTCGAAGCGCTCCCAGGTCTCGGGATCTTTCACCATGCTCAGGAACGGCGCGAGGCCCGTGCCGGTGGCGAGCATCCACAGGTGACGGCCCGGCCTGAGGTTCGCGACGGTGAGCGTGCCCACCGCCTTCGTGCCCACGAGCACTTGATCGCCCGGAGCGACCTTCTGCAGCCGCGAGGTGAGCGGGCCGTCCTGGAGCTTGATGGAGTAGAACTCGAGCGTGTCGTCGTAGTTCGCGCTCGCCATCGAGTACGCGCGCATGAGCGGGCGACCTTCGACCTCGAGGCCCATCATCACGAACTGGCCGTTCTGGAATCGGAAGCCGCTGTCGCGCGTGCAGACGATGGAGAAGAGACGGTCAGACCAGTGTTGCACCGAGAGTACACGCTCGGTCGTGAAACCAGTGGCCATGGTTCAGCCTAGCTCCTTGTGAGTGGTGCCCCCATTGCCACGTA harbors:
- a CDS encoding ferredoxin--NADP reductase — its product is MATGFTTERVLSVQHWSDRLFSIVCTRDSGFRFQNGQFVMMGLEVEGRPLMRAYSMASANYDDTLEFYSIKLQDGPLTSRLQKVAPGDQVLVGTKAVGTLTVANLRPGRHLWMLATGTGLAPFLSMVKDPETWERFERVTVVHGCRHVNDLSYSKFFEEVLPNDPYLGELVREKLTYFPTVTREPFRNQGRITDLLRAKPLSPEHDRVVICGSHEMIKETATILEGFGFQEGDSHERGDFLIEKAFASR